In Halobacterium noricense, the genomic stretch GTGCGGCAGCGACGAGTCCCGGCGGGTCCTCTTTGATTGCTTGCCACGTGGCCATCCCGCGGAACGACGTGCCGTACATCCCGACGTCGCCCGTGCTCCAGTCCTGTTCGGTTATCCATTCGATGGTGTCGTAGCCGTCCTCGCCCTGGTCGAATCCCTGGAACTCCCCTTCGGAACCGAACCGCCCGCGGAAGTCCTGCTGGACGACCGCGTAGCCGGCGTCGACAGCCGGACGGATGCCGCCGATCGGTTCCTCGTCGGCCTTGTTGTAGGGCGTCCTGTTGAGCAGCGTCGGGAACGGGCCGTCCTCGCCGGCGGGCGTGAAGACGTTCGTGGCGAGACTGACGCCGTCCCGCATCTCGACCATGATGTCGCGCTCGGCGTCGTACGGTTCCGTGGTCGTCGTTTCGGTCTCCGTCTCCTCGGATTCGTCTGTCGTGGGCGGCTGCGATGTCGGCGTCGTCGTCCCCGGCTGGCTCTGTTGGTTACAGCCCGCGAGGCCCGCGAGGCCGGCGCTGGCAAGCGCGAGGAACGTCCGCCGCTCGAAATCCCTGGTACGATTTGACATGCGAAACGGTAGATAGTACGAACTATAATAAATCTAGGGAGATTTTTACTACACATCGTTAAGTAAATACCCTCCCTTTATCGTTCAGATTGAGTCTCCATCTTTACGCCCACCATAGAGTGGAAACCAGAAGTCCGGGCGGAAAGCGGGCGTGATTCGCAATCCGGCGGCAGCCCGAATGGCCGGTCAGTCGCGGTCGGCGCGGTGCTCGCTGATGATGGAGTCGACCATGCTCTCCTTCTGTTCGCGCTCGCGCTCGGCCTTCCGCTCGCGCCAGTCCGCGAGCACGGCTTCGACGTCGGACTCGCTGGCGATTGCGAGTTCGTCCACCTCACGGATGGTCACGTCGTCGGCGGGGCCGATGGGGATATCGTGCTCGAACAGCACCTCGTCGGCAGCGTCCGAGAGGCCGCCCGACCGGAGCACGACGCGGGGGTCGAACTCCGCGAGCAGTTCCGCCGTCGAGCGGCCCGCGCCGGACGCGTCGCGGAGGTAGACGACGTCGCCGGACGCGATGCCGTACTCGCCGTCGGCGGCCTCGATGGCGTCGACCGTGAACTGGTCGACGGGTTTGACGGCGACGAGGTCGCCGCTGTGGTTCACGTCGCCGAGGTTCGAGTGGTCGAGCTTCCAGAGGTCTTTGAGGCGTTCGAGCTTCGCCGCGAGTTCGTCGGCGCGCTCGCGCTCCTCCGCGAGTTCGGTTTCGAGGCGGTCGTTCTCCCACTGGAGCTGCGTGACCTCGCGGCGCTCGCGGGCCTCCTGGCGCTCCTCGCGGCGCGCCTCCGAAAGTTCCTCCTCGTACTCCTCGATTGTCTCGTCTTTCTCGTCGAGTTCGGCTTCGAGGTCCGCGACGTGGTCCTGGAGGCGCGCGACCTGCGCTTCGAGGTCCCGAATCCGCCGTTCCTCGTCGGTGAGTTCGCGGGGCTCGTGCTCGACGGTCTCCTCCTCGGGTTCGTCGGTCTCGGTGAGGTCGTCGATGACCGCCGCGAGCGGCTCGTCGTCGCCGACGACGCGGGAGACGACTTCGCCGCGGTCGAGCTCGGGCGGCGTCTCCTCGGTGGCGCGCCGAATCTGGTCGGCGTGGGCGTCGCGGGCGAACAGCGCCGCCGCCATCGCGTCCCGCTGGTGGTCGTCGTCGTATCCCTCCTCGCGGGTGCGGTGCTGCTTCTCGTCCACGGGGAGGTCGGTGTCGGGTGCCCAGCCGGCGGCGTCGAAGCTCGCGCGAATCTTCTCGACGGTCGCCGGCATCGGGGTCACGTCGGCGGCGACCACGACGGGGCGGCCGCGCTCGATCATCCACTCGATGATCTCCGCGGTGTCGGCGGTACGCGTGCTCGTGACGTCGAGCACGCGGCCGTCGAGCGCGACCAGCGCGACCGCCGTGGTCGTCCCGGGGTCGATGCCGACGAACACGCGGTCGCGGCGCCGCGCGAGCGGCTCGAACTCGATGCCGTCCCGGCGCACGGGCTCGACCTCGACGCGCGTGTCGCCGGAGCGTCGGCTGCTCACGGGGATGTCCTCGGGGCGAGCCTGCACGGTGAAGACGGCGTTCGAGAACCCGCCGTACTTCTCGGTGACGTCGCGCTCGTAGTCGAGGCCGGCGTCGTCTAACTCTGATTCCACGTCGCGGGCGACGCGCTTCACGGAGCCGTGGATGCGGCGCGTGAAGCGGTCCTCGCTCCACCCGCCACCGCCACCGGTCGAGCGACCGCGGGCGACCTTCACGGTGGTCTCGTCGGTGAACGCCGACACCTCGTAGCCGACGTTGCGCGCGGCCAGTCGAGCCGCTGCCTCGGCTTCCTCCATCGCGGGCTTCCCGTACGGGACGCCGTGGCGTTTCGCCACTCGGGAGAGCGGCTCGGGGCGCTCGTCACCGGTGACCTGCACGAGCTTCGTCTCCTCGGGGAGCCCGCGCAGGAAGTGCACGAGTTGGTCCTTGTCCGCGGCCAGCTCGTACATGTTGTCGGTCGCGAGAATCGCGGGCTCCTCGCTGTCCACGCGACGCAGCAGCTTCCGCCGGCTGACGACGTCGCGCTCGACTGTCTCTCCGTCGAAGACGACGAGCGCGTAGGATGGGGCGTCCCCGCGCACGTCACCGCTCTGCACGTCGACGCCGAACACGCGGGCGTCGAGGGCGCTCGTGCGAGTACTCAAGTCGATTTCAGATAGGTGGCGAGCGCTAATAAGTTCGGTGCGGGACGGGTCGGTACTGTTCAGATGGAATCCGGTTCAGCCGATTAACGGCGGCT encodes the following:
- a CDS encoding DUF460 domain-containing protein, which encodes MSTRTSALDARVFGVDVQSGDVRGDAPSYALVVFDGETVERDVVSRRKLLRRVDSEEPAILATDNMYELAADKDQLVHFLRGLPEETKLVQVTGDERPEPLSRVAKRHGVPYGKPAMEEAEAAARLAARNVGYEVSAFTDETTVKVARGRSTGGGGGWSEDRFTRRIHGSVKRVARDVESELDDAGLDYERDVTEKYGGFSNAVFTVQARPEDIPVSSRRSGDTRVEVEPVRRDGIEFEPLARRRDRVFVGIDPGTTTAVALVALDGRVLDVTSTRTADTAEIIEWMIERGRPVVVAADVTPMPATVEKIRASFDAAGWAPDTDLPVDEKQHRTREEGYDDDHQRDAMAAALFARDAHADQIRRATEETPPELDRGEVVSRVVGDDEPLAAVIDDLTETDEPEEETVEHEPRELTDEERRIRDLEAQVARLQDHVADLEAELDEKDETIEEYEEELSEARREERQEARERREVTQLQWENDRLETELAEERERADELAAKLERLKDLWKLDHSNLGDVNHSGDLVAVKPVDQFTVDAIEAADGEYGIASGDVVYLRDASGAGRSTAELLAEFDPRVVLRSGGLSDAADEVLFEHDIPIGPADDVTIREVDELAIASESDVEAVLADWRERKAEREREQKESMVDSIISEHRADRD